Proteins encoded within one genomic window of Camelina sativa cultivar DH55 chromosome 19, Cs, whole genome shotgun sequence:
- the LOC104766037 gene encoding protein SRG1-like yields the protein MAPLPISSIRVGKIDDVQELIKSKPNKVPERFIREEYERGVVVSSLKTHHLHHQIPVIDLSKLSKPYSDDFFFEILKLSQACEDWGFFQVINHGIEVEVVEDIEKVATEFFDMPLEEKKKYPMEPGTVQGYGQAFIFSEDQKLDWCNMFALGVHPPQIRNPKLWPSKPAGFSENLEDYSKEIRKLCKRLLKYIAISLGLKEERFEEMFGEAVQAVRMNYYPPCSSPDLVLGLSPHSDGSALTVLQQSKNSCVGLQVLKDNTWVPVLPLPNGLVINIGDTIEVLTNGKYKSLEHRAVTNREKERLTIVTFYAPNYEVEIEPMSELVDDETNPCKYRSYNHGDYSYHYVSNKLQGKKSLDFAKILN from the exons ATGGCTCCTCTACCTATTTCTTCAATCAGAGTTGGGAAAATAGATGATGTTCAAGAACTCATaaaatccaaaccaaacaaagtccCTGAGAGATTTATTAGAGAAGAGTATGAGAGAGGAGTTGTGGTGTCCTCTCTTAAGACtcaccatcttcatcatcagattccTGTTATTGATCTCTCTAAGCTCTCTAAACCCTACTCTGATGATTTTTTCTTTGAGATTCTTAAGCTCTCACAAGCTTGTGAAGACTGGGGATTTTTCCAG GTTATAAATCATGGGATCGAAGTGGAAGTCGTGGAAGATATAGAGAAAGTGGCAACGGAGTTCTTCGATATGCCAttggaggagaaaaagaagtATCCAATGGAGCCAGGGACCGTACAAGGTTACGGTCAAGCTTTCATATTCTCCGAAGATCAGAAACTTGACTGGTGCAACATGTTTGCCCTTGGTGTTCATCCTCCACAAATTCGCAACCCCAAATTATGGCCTTCTAAACCGGCCGGGTTCAG tGAAAATCTTGAAGACTATTCAAAAGAAATAAGGAAACTATGCAAGAGGTTATTGAAGTACATAGCAATAAGCTTGGGtctaaaagaagagagatttgaggAGATGTTTGGAGAGGCAGTGCAAGCAGTGAGGATGAACTATTACCCTCCATGTTCAAGTCCTGATCTTGTCTTGGGACTTAGCCCACATTCTGATGGAAGTGCGCTCACTGTTCTTCAACAGAGCAAGAACAGTTGTGTTGGGCTTCAGGTCCTCAAGGACAACACTTGGGTCCCTGTTCTACCTCTTCCCAATGGCCTTGTCATCAACATTGGTGATACCATTGAG gTGCTAACTAATGGCAAGTACAAGAGTCTGGAGCATAGGGCAGTAACAAACAGGGAAAAGGAGAGGCTTACAATAGTGACATTCTATGCACCAAACTATGAGGTTGAAATAGAACCAATGAGTGAGTTGGTTGATGATGAGACCAACCCATGCAAGTATAGAAGTTACAATCATGGTGACTATAGTTATCACTATGTCTCCAACAAGCTCCAAGGAAAGAAGTCCCTTGATTTTGCCAAGATCCTCAATTAA